Proteins encoded together in one Thermoplasmatales archaeon BRNA1 window:
- a CDS encoding agmatinase has product MSYGLNYADADAEYNEADAVIFGIPYDHTASYKAGAREAPTAVRRASYNFEEFHFEHGLDQELPVVCDYGNCDDFILPEDMVEEVRFAVGPCIRDGKFPIAIGGEHSGTIPIIQSFEPKSIALITIDAHLDSRDEYMGTPLSHACVTRRAADVHGIENVCSVGNRSIGREELERDDVVPHVTAYEVFENGIEWAMKKMLDGLKADRVYLSIDIDGIDPAYAPGTGTPEPFGLHPYDVKKAINIVGDRLAGFDVMEICPPSDPSGITSILGARLINEALAVYGKNMRQ; this is encoded by the coding sequence ATGTCGTACGGACTGAACTACGCGGACGCGGACGCCGAGTACAACGAGGCGGACGCGGTCATCTTCGGCATTCCGTACGACCACACTGCCAGCTACAAAGCCGGGGCCCGCGAGGCCCCGACGGCTGTCAGACGCGCTTCCTACAATTTTGAGGAGTTCCACTTCGAGCACGGGCTCGACCAGGAGCTGCCCGTCGTCTGCGACTACGGCAACTGCGACGATTTCATCCTCCCCGAGGACATGGTGGAGGAGGTTAGGTTCGCCGTAGGCCCCTGCATCCGCGACGGCAAGTTCCCCATCGCCATCGGCGGGGAGCACTCCGGAACCATCCCCATCATCCAGAGCTTCGAACCAAAGAGCATCGCGCTCATCACCATCGACGCGCACCTGGATTCCAGGGATGAATACATGGGCACACCGCTCTCCCACGCATGCGTGACCAGGAGGGCCGCCGATGTCCACGGCATAGAGAACGTCTGCTCCGTCGGCAACAGGAGCATCGGACGCGAGGAACTCGAAAGGGACGATGTTGTCCCCCATGTGACCGCCTACGAGGTCTTCGAGAACGGGATCGAGTGGGCTATGAAGAAGATGCTCGACGGGCTGAAGGCGGACAGGGTCTACCTCTCCATCGACATCGACGGAATCGACCCCGCCTACGCACCCGGAACGGGAACCCCCGAGCCCTTCGGACTCCACCCGTACGACGTGAAGAAGGCCATCAACATCGTCGGGGACCGCCTTGCAGGCTTCGACGTCATGGAGATCTGCCCTCCCTCGGATCCCTCCGGAATAACCTCCATCCTCGGAGCAAGGCTGATCAACGAGGCGTTGGCCGTCTACGGGAAGAACATGAGGCAGTGA
- a CDS encoding ABC-type spermidine/putrescine transport systems, ATPase component: MAKIELQHVSMRFGDFYAIRDISLEVQEGEYITILGPSGCGKTSLIRLISGIWTPTEGKVLIDGKDVTHVPMEDRDVGYVFQNIALFPNMNNLKNVGYGPRVRGADSEEADKKARLYLELVNMLGRAGMFPDELSGGEQQKVAIARALASGSKIIMLDEPLSALDTRVRTELRYEIRRIVKELGITVLHVTHDQEEAMSVSDRIVLMRAGTIHDSGAPIDMYRSPTSIFAAYFIGETNLLEGFVTGFTKKGRTMVRLRGGKVVRGEKTEFEEGDAVVISVRPENVYTATEGISARVVNSVFMGTYWRVRTSSETGDYIEYNISDNLVPPENGEEVFLVFNKRMTKVFARPPEGLAEAISLE, from the coding sequence ATGGCGAAGATCGAACTGCAGCACGTATCCATGAGATTCGGCGATTTCTACGCCATCCGCGATATCAGCCTGGAGGTCCAGGAGGGGGAGTACATCACCATTCTCGGGCCGTCCGGATGCGGGAAGACCTCCCTCATCAGACTCATCTCGGGGATCTGGACGCCCACCGAGGGTAAGGTCCTCATCGACGGGAAGGACGTCACTCACGTCCCCATGGAGGACCGTGATGTGGGATACGTGTTCCAGAACATCGCTCTGTTCCCCAACATGAACAACCTGAAGAACGTGGGATACGGGCCGAGGGTTAGGGGGGCGGATTCCGAGGAGGCCGATAAGAAGGCAAGGCTCTACCTGGAGCTCGTGAACATGCTCGGCAGGGCAGGGATGTTCCCCGACGAGCTGTCCGGAGGGGAGCAGCAGAAGGTGGCGATCGCCAGGGCGCTAGCCAGCGGCTCCAAGATAATCATGCTGGACGAACCCCTCTCTGCCCTGGACACCAGGGTGAGGACCGAACTGCGCTACGAGATACGCAGGATCGTCAAGGAGCTGGGGATCACCGTCCTCCACGTCACCCACGACCAGGAGGAGGCCATGTCGGTGTCCGACCGCATCGTCCTGATGAGGGCGGGCACGATACACGATTCCGGCGCCCCGATAGACATGTACCGTTCCCCCACCAGCATATTCGCCGCCTACTTCATCGGCGAGACGAACCTGCTGGAGGGATTCGTGACCGGGTTCACCAAGAAGGGCAGGACCATGGTCCGTCTCAGGGGCGGGAAGGTCGTCAGGGGGGAGAAGACGGAGTTCGAGGAAGGGGACGCCGTGGTCATATCGGTGCGTCCCGAGAACGTTTACACCGCCACGGAAGGCATCAGTGCCAGAGTGGTGAATTCAGTGTTCATGGGCACCTATTGGAGGGTGCGCACGTCGTCGGAGACCGGCGACTACATAGAATACAACATCAGCGACAATCTCGTGCCGCCCGAGAACGGCGAAGAGGTCTTCCTGGTGTTCAACAAGAGGATGACGAAGGTTTTCGCAAGACCCCCCGAGGGATTGGCGGAGGCGATTAGTCTTGAGTGA
- a CDS encoding Protein implicated in ribosomal biogenesis, Nop56p -like protein: MNMAILVTKWFGVFLVDNKSDRIMDKRLMPKDADACAEKLAEIQRGGVLPEERELSGNREKLLVGDRRQSELGKPEMYDSSWIVPSDFGFDDRFMHDVMLRLGKLRTSEPIGRDKSLVQAIRELDDLIEVSNLLSERLHEWYGMYFPELADHAKDKKYAYLIAAKGDRESILEELGLEIESMGADFESADLEAVRGLAENLYNVYEAWETAEEYITSLVQDMCPNMCAILGGPLSARLISLAGGLDRLASLPSSTVQLLGAEKAMFRHLRSGKNPPKHGVIYQYPDLRKAPYWQRGNIARALAGKVLIAAKIDAYHGEFMGDKLSEDLRKRIAEVKKKYPDPPKKKAPKGGFKGKGKKPFRKH, translated from the coding sequence GTGAACATGGCCATCCTGGTCACCAAATGGTTCGGTGTGTTCCTGGTCGACAACAAGTCGGACCGCATCATGGACAAGCGCCTGATGCCCAAGGATGCCGATGCCTGCGCGGAGAAGCTGGCGGAGATCCAGAGGGGAGGTGTGCTTCCCGAGGAGCGCGAGCTCTCCGGCAACAGGGAGAAGCTCCTCGTCGGGGACAGGAGGCAGTCCGAGCTCGGCAAACCCGAGATGTACGACTCCTCGTGGATCGTCCCCTCCGACTTCGGATTCGACGACCGGTTCATGCATGATGTCATGCTCCGCCTGGGGAAACTCAGGACCTCCGAGCCCATCGGCCGCGACAAGAGCCTTGTCCAGGCCATCAGGGAGCTTGACGACCTCATCGAAGTTTCCAACCTCCTGAGCGAGAGGCTCCACGAGTGGTACGGGATGTACTTCCCCGAACTCGCGGACCACGCGAAGGACAAGAAATACGCTTACCTCATCGCCGCCAAGGGCGACCGCGAGTCCATCCTCGAGGAACTCGGTCTGGAGATCGAGTCGATGGGTGCGGACTTCGAGTCCGCCGACCTCGAGGCCGTGAGGGGGCTCGCCGAGAACCTCTACAACGTCTACGAGGCCTGGGAGACCGCGGAGGAGTACATCACCTCCCTGGTGCAGGACATGTGCCCTAACATGTGCGCCATACTCGGAGGCCCGCTAAGTGCCAGACTCATCAGTTTGGCCGGAGGCCTCGACAGGCTCGCATCCCTGCCGTCCTCCACCGTGCAGCTCCTCGGGGCGGAGAAGGCCATGTTCAGGCACCTCCGCTCCGGCAAGAACCCGCCCAAGCACGGGGTCATCTACCAGTACCCCGACCTCCGCAAGGCCCCCTACTGGCAGAGAGGCAACATCGCCCGCGCCCTCGCGGGCAAGGTGCTCATCGCCGCCAAGATCGATGCCTACCACGGCGAGTTCATGGGCGACAAGCTCAGCGAGGACCTCAGGAAGAGGATCGCAGAGGTCAAGAAGAAATACCCCGACCCGCCCAAGAAGAAGGCGCCCAAGGGAGGCTTCAAGGGAAAGGGGAAGAAGCCCTTCCGGAAACACTGA
- a CDS encoding translation initiation factor 5A (eIF-5A), giving the protein MAEWEMKELRELKIGRYVNIDDSPCKIISITTSKPGKHGSAKASIEATDIFTGAKKSLNAPVSAKVQVPIIDKRKGQVISIDEANNEVQIMDLETFETFSMPINDDHESVLTDGAEILYIVAMDRMKLM; this is encoded by the coding sequence ATGGCAGAGTGGGAGATGAAAGAGCTCCGTGAGCTCAAGATCGGAAGGTACGTGAACATCGATGATTCTCCTTGCAAGATCATCTCGATCACCACCTCCAAGCCCGGAAAGCACGGATCCGCAAAGGCATCCATCGAGGCGACCGACATTTTCACCGGCGCCAAGAAATCTCTGAACGCCCCTGTTTCCGCGAAGGTCCAGGTCCCCATCATCGACAAGAGGAAGGGACAGGTCATCTCCATCGACGAGGCCAACAACGAGGTCCAGATCATGGATCTTGAGACCTTCGAGACCTTCTCCATGCCCATCAACGACGACCACGAGTCCGTCCTGACCGATGGCGCCGAGATCCTGTACATCGTGGCGATGGACAGGATGAAACTGATGTGA
- a CDS encoding ABC-type Fe3+ transport system, permease component, whose product MSFVDRINGVSDNNNVRKAWLGLAVAVFVCIILVPSMFVVTKLFTEWGLVSDVLGSDQMSVILGAVWNSFSLAILVTVVDIIVGLPIAWIMVRRDFGGKKLLDTLLDLPLAFPTAVLGLSVLMFWGAPEGVTIPSLGLGIGPYAMLILLHFIFTYPYMVRSLSAILEQIDSSYETAAMTLGASRFTAVRTITLPLFRAGLVTGFILCFSRSLSETGGTLIALVLMKVDTTFFTGPTYISAAHGGDMGPMILISVIMIAIALLLLVVVKLLVTKFHIKWDRILPDLGRKLSRGLVPKAKDISAIVFLFLVILIPSFYIFAYLAEPASIETGELLGSIGMSFLVAGAAVAFDIIFGIPVAMYIARHKKEKAAGIVDTLVNIPLLVPTTALGFSLTLFWGAAHGSGPYAVALVILGHIAFTYPLVVRNITGAVEEVDPSYEETAMTLGAKPFQAFYKILLPVIKSSVIAGGILAFTRSLGETGATIAIAPDVRTVPCYIVELVKAGHTHYAEAAMCSIVLIAICFVFLVAVRVLTKGKEARHD is encoded by the coding sequence ATGTCTTTCGTGGACAGGATCAACGGTGTATCGGACAACAACAACGTCCGCAAGGCCTGGCTGGGTCTCGCCGTGGCGGTGTTCGTCTGCATCATCCTGGTCCCCTCCATGTTCGTCGTCACAAAGCTGTTCACCGAGTGGGGCCTGGTCTCCGATGTCCTCGGCTCCGACCAGATGTCGGTGATCCTGGGAGCGGTCTGGAACTCGTTCTCCCTCGCGATCCTCGTCACCGTGGTGGACATCATCGTCGGACTGCCCATCGCATGGATCATGGTGAGGAGGGATTTCGGCGGGAAGAAGCTACTGGACACCCTTCTGGATCTGCCGCTGGCGTTCCCGACCGCCGTCCTGGGTCTCTCCGTCCTGATGTTCTGGGGAGCTCCCGAGGGGGTCACCATCCCCAGCCTCGGCCTCGGTATCGGGCCCTATGCGATGCTGATCCTCCTGCACTTCATCTTCACCTACCCGTATATGGTGAGGTCGCTCTCCGCGATCCTGGAACAGATCGACTCCTCCTATGAGACGGCGGCCATGACCCTGGGTGCCAGCAGGTTCACCGCCGTGAGGACGATCACCCTGCCCCTGTTCAGGGCGGGACTGGTCACGGGATTCATCCTCTGTTTCTCCAGGTCCCTTTCGGAGACCGGGGGGACCCTCATCGCCCTGGTGCTGATGAAGGTAGACACCACCTTCTTCACCGGACCTACATACATCTCCGCCGCCCACGGAGGAGACATGGGGCCGATGATCCTAATCAGCGTCATCATGATCGCCATCGCGCTCCTTCTGCTGGTGGTCGTGAAACTGCTGGTCACCAAATTCCACATAAAATGGGACAGGATCCTGCCGGATCTGGGAAGGAAGCTGTCAAGGGGACTGGTTCCCAAGGCCAAGGACATCTCGGCCATCGTATTCCTGTTCCTGGTGATCCTGATCCCGTCGTTCTATATCTTCGCCTACCTGGCGGAGCCCGCCTCCATCGAGACCGGGGAGTTGCTCGGTTCGATCGGGATGTCGTTCCTCGTCGCGGGTGCCGCAGTGGCGTTCGACATCATCTTCGGAATCCCTGTGGCGATGTACATCGCCAGGCACAAGAAGGAGAAAGCCGCGGGAATCGTGGATACTCTTGTGAACATCCCGCTGCTGGTCCCCACCACTGCACTGGGATTCTCACTCACCCTGTTCTGGGGAGCCGCCCACGGGAGCGGTCCCTATGCGGTCGCCCTGGTCATACTGGGTCATATCGCGTTCACCTATCCTCTGGTGGTCAGGAACATCACCGGGGCCGTGGAGGAGGTGGACCCCTCGTACGAGGAGACCGCCATGACTCTGGGCGCAAAGCCGTTCCAGGCGTTCTACAAGATCCTCCTGCCGGTCATCAAGTCGTCCGTCATAGCGGGAGGCATCCTCGCGTTCACCAGGAGCCTTGGGGAGACCGGTGCGACCATCGCGATCGCTCCCGATGTGCGCACCGTGCCCTGCTACATCGTGGAGCTGGTGAAGGCCGGCCACACCCATTACGCCGAGGCCGCGATGTGTTCCATCGTCCTGATCGCCATCTGCTTCGTGTTCCTCGTCGCGGTCAGGGTGCTCACCAAGGGGAAGGAGGCGAGACATGACTGA
- a CDS encoding Phosphomannomutase: protein MTKMFGTNGVRGIVNKDMNVQLALQMGKAIGSVFTGAIAIANDTRLSSDMISSAVCSGLMAVGCDVYDIGMVPTPALQYYVKTHDDVVAGVMITASHNPPEFNGIKVIEGDGTEASKEKEGEVEEKYDEEIPTVAWDKVGNIHKVPGAGEAYVDAIVSKLDIPMIRKAKFKVVVDCANGAACFTTPLLLKKLGVRCITLNGTPQGEFPGHPSEPTEENLGDLKKLVKDTKANLGIAHDGDADRCVFVDNKGNYVPGDITLALLARSIVMANRGGYIVTPVATSSLIDELVKSAGGEVVRTAVGAPIVSRKMMEIGGKFGGEENGGLIFPDHQHCRDGAMAIGRMLENICRNGALLKQISTIPVFYTEKRKLTCPNELKESAMQFLDQNTEGVSKNKTDGLKIMFDDGWVLARPSGTEPIFRVYAESKDRDRAVELADQYETMVRNFISSA from the coding sequence ATGACCAAAATGTTCGGTACAAACGGTGTACGCGGCATAGTCAACAAGGACATGAACGTGCAGCTCGCGCTTCAGATGGGAAAGGCAATCGGTTCCGTCTTCACCGGGGCCATCGCCATCGCAAACGACACCCGTCTTTCCTCGGATATGATCTCTTCCGCCGTCTGCTCCGGGCTGATGGCGGTCGGATGCGATGTCTACGACATCGGGATGGTCCCCACTCCAGCACTCCAGTACTATGTCAAGACCCATGACGACGTCGTCGCAGGGGTGATGATCACCGCTTCCCACAACCCTCCCGAGTTCAACGGGATCAAGGTCATCGAGGGCGACGGAACCGAAGCCTCCAAGGAGAAGGAGGGCGAGGTGGAGGAGAAGTACGACGAGGAGATCCCAACCGTCGCATGGGACAAGGTCGGGAACATACACAAGGTCCCCGGTGCCGGGGAGGCGTACGTGGATGCCATCGTCTCTAAGCTCGATATCCCTATGATCAGGAAGGCCAAGTTCAAGGTCGTGGTGGACTGCGCGAACGGGGCCGCATGTTTCACCACCCCTCTTCTTCTGAAGAAGCTCGGGGTACGCTGCATCACCCTCAACGGAACCCCCCAGGGGGAGTTCCCCGGCCATCCTTCCGAGCCCACCGAGGAGAATCTCGGCGACCTGAAGAAGCTCGTGAAGGACACCAAGGCCAATCTCGGTATCGCCCACGACGGCGATGCCGACAGGTGCGTCTTCGTGGACAACAAAGGCAACTATGTGCCCGGAGACATCACTCTGGCACTTCTCGCGAGGAGCATTGTCATGGCCAACAGGGGAGGCTACATCGTCACCCCCGTCGCAACCTCGTCCCTCATCGACGAGCTCGTGAAGAGCGCCGGGGGAGAGGTCGTCAGGACCGCTGTCGGTGCTCCCATCGTCTCCCGCAAGATGATGGAGATCGGCGGGAAGTTCGGAGGGGAGGAGAACGGTGGACTCATCTTCCCCGACCATCAGCACTGCCGCGACGGTGCCATGGCGATCGGGAGGATGCTCGAGAACATCTGCCGCAACGGCGCGCTGCTCAAGCAGATCAGCACGATCCCCGTGTTCTACACGGAGAAGAGGAAGCTCACCTGCCCCAATGAGCTCAAGGAGTCCGCCATGCAGTTCCTCGACCAGAACACCGAGGGTGTCTCCAAGAACAAGACCGACGGTCTGAAGATCATGTTCGATGACGGATGGGTACTCGCCAGGCCCTCCGGCACCGAGCCGATATTCCGCGTGTACGCCGAGTCCAAGGACAGGGACAGGGCCGTCGAGCTCGCAGACCAGTACGAGACGATGGTCAGGAACTTCATCTCGTCCGCTTAA
- a CDS encoding TOBE domain protein gives MLYEGTTITIEVEVEGIGLVSAKRSSRRYEAYNQGDIVAVTWQPEKASVFRIPENGLEDELRLD, from the coding sequence GTGCTGTACGAGGGGACAACCATAACGATAGAGGTGGAGGTCGAAGGCATAGGCCTGGTGAGCGCGAAGCGTTCGTCCAGGAGGTACGAGGCATACAACCAGGGGGACATAGTCGCGGTCACCTGGCAGCCGGAGAAGGCATCCGTCTTCCGCATCCCGGAGAACGGATTGGAGGACGAACTGAGGCTTGACTGA
- a CDS encoding Phosphate transport regulator has protein sequence MDWFGKRKEETVSTRARSHGVAVLDTVSELELVLASMAKGEKETALKGVDRLMLSEREADRIEDRLAADISRGDLTVGERGDLLHFIRQIDSIANWAKEAALHVQLILETDAVVPKEIWEEMAATVNELIEEVKFLVSAIETYNSDIKRTLRTIDSINDQERIIDSKYYSSIKHAHMSDMDAKAILLVTEVINAIEMAADNGKASGDTINILITSRGLQQ, from the coding sequence ATGGATTGGTTTGGAAAGAGGAAGGAGGAGACCGTAAGCACCAGGGCCAGGAGCCACGGGGTGGCCGTCCTCGACACCGTGTCGGAGCTAGAGCTCGTCCTGGCTTCGATGGCGAAGGGAGAGAAGGAGACCGCGCTGAAGGGCGTCGACCGTCTCATGCTCAGCGAGAGGGAGGCGGACCGCATAGAGGACCGCCTGGCAGCGGACATCAGTCGCGGTGACCTCACCGTCGGGGAGAGGGGCGACCTCCTGCACTTCATCAGGCAGATCGACAGCATCGCAAACTGGGCCAAGGAGGCCGCGCTCCACGTGCAGCTCATCCTGGAGACCGACGCCGTCGTGCCGAAGGAGATCTGGGAGGAGATGGCTGCAACCGTGAACGAGCTCATAGAGGAGGTCAAGTTCCTCGTGTCCGCCATAGAGACCTACAACTCCGACATCAAGAGGACGCTCAGGACCATCGACTCCATCAACGACCAGGAGCGCATCATCGACAGCAAGTATTACTCCTCGATCAAGCATGCACACATGTCCGACATGGATGCCAAGGCGATCCTCCTGGTGACCGAGGTCATCAACGCCATCGAGATGGCCGCCGACAACGGGAAGGCATCCGGGGACACAATCAACATCCTAATCACATCAAGGGGGCTTCAGCAATGA
- a CDS encoding Ribulose-5-phosphate 4-epimerase-related epimerase and aldolase — MMSEAFLRRRLVECCKLLYQRNLTVSAGGNMSVRLDDKHILITPSGANKGMLTDDDLVLMDMKGKVISGGKPSIEHRFHLGLYQANPEVNAIVHCHPLYCLAVATKGEPLKSTLTPEGVLLLDQVPTVRYETPGSEELVKAVLECSDAPAMLMAKHGAITQGRTLEEAFNRMEELEFQAHLQIILGNSAEPLPLEEVEKLREMR, encoded by the coding sequence AGGCCTTCCTCAGGAGAAGGCTCGTGGAGTGCTGCAAGCTCCTCTACCAGAGGAACCTCACCGTCTCCGCCGGAGGCAACATGAGCGTCCGCCTGGACGACAAGCACATCCTGATCACCCCGTCGGGGGCCAACAAGGGAATGCTCACCGACGACGACCTGGTCCTCATGGACATGAAGGGCAAGGTCATTTCCGGAGGGAAACCAAGCATCGAGCACAGGTTCCACCTCGGCCTCTATCAGGCCAATCCCGAGGTCAACGCCATAGTGCACTGCCACCCCCTCTACTGCCTCGCGGTCGCCACCAAGGGCGAGCCGCTCAAGAGCACCCTCACCCCCGAGGGAGTGCTCCTCCTCGACCAGGTCCCGACCGTCAGGTACGAGACCCCGGGATCCGAGGAGCTCGTGAAGGCCGTTCTCGAATGCTCCGACGCGCCCGCCATGCTCATGGCAAAACACGGGGCCATCACCCAGGGAAGGACCCTTGAGGAGGCCTTCAACCGCATGGAGGAGCTGGAATTCCAGGCCCATCTGCAGATCATTCTCGGCAATTCCGCCGAGCCCCTTCCCCTCGAGGAAGTGGAGAAACTCAGGGAGATGAGGTGA
- a CDS encoding ABC-type spermidine/putrescine transport systems, ATPase component: MTEIVLEDLVKTYGGDIKASDHLSLTVRDGEYLCLLGPTGSGKTTALREICGLTVPDSGRVLFDGRDMSDVPISVRKATMLSQKYALFPNMDVYGNVVFSPVIKEWSEKDTRQLATSMIDMVHMSKKIHNMPGELSGGQQQRTALARALSSESKILLLDEPLRALDARLRIELRKELKSMVQEMGLTSIHVTHDQDEALEVADRIAIIRRGKIVQVGTPTEVFQNPATPFVANFLGRSNNFTGKLIASDTDRSVIEIAPGILISARSTDIPPGEDVVVTVKVGATVPEIVGAKVDVQDKHKPDVLPEGYF, encoded by the coding sequence ATGACTGAGATAGTCCTGGAGGACCTGGTGAAGACCTACGGGGGCGACATCAAGGCCTCCGATCACCTGAGTCTTACCGTGAGGGACGGGGAATACCTCTGTCTCCTGGGACCCACTGGTTCCGGGAAGACAACGGCACTCAGGGAGATATGCGGGCTCACCGTCCCGGACAGCGGGAGGGTGCTGTTCGACGGCAGGGACATGTCCGATGTCCCCATCTCCGTTAGGAAGGCCACCATGCTCTCCCAGAAGTACGCCCTGTTCCCCAACATGGACGTCTACGGCAACGTGGTGTTCTCTCCCGTGATAAAGGAATGGAGCGAGAAGGACACCCGCCAGCTTGCCACATCCATGATCGACATGGTCCACATGTCGAAGAAGATCCACAACATGCCCGGGGAACTGTCCGGAGGCCAGCAGCAGAGGACCGCTCTGGCAAGGGCTCTGTCCTCGGAATCCAAGATTCTCCTCCTGGACGAGCCGCTGAGGGCGCTGGACGCCAGGCTCAGGATAGAGCTCAGGAAGGAGTTGAAATCCATGGTCCAGGAGATGGGCCTGACATCCATCCACGTCACCCACGACCAGGACGAGGCCCTGGAGGTCGCCGACCGCATCGCCATCATCCGCAGGGGGAAGATCGTGCAGGTGGGGACGCCGACGGAGGTGTTCCAGAACCCTGCCACCCCGTTCGTGGCGAATTTCTTGGGACGTTCCAACAACTTCACGGGGAAGCTCATCGCGTCGGACACGGACCGTTCTGTGATCGAGATCGCACCCGGCATCCTGATAAGTGCCAGATCCACGGATATTCCTCCCGGGGAGGACGTCGTGGTCACCGTCAAGGTGGGAGCGACCGTCCCGGAGATCGTCGGTGCGAAGGTCGATGTGCAGGACAAGCACAAACCCGACGTGCTTCCCGAGGGGTACTTCTAG